GCGAAGCAGCACAAAACAATGATAAAGCAGCGGCAACTGAAGCTTTAAAAGTAGCAAATAAAAGTATCCACGCTATGGTAAGTCGTGGTTTTCTTAAAAAACAAACTGCATCTCGTCGCGTGAGTCGTCTCGCTCTTTTAGTTAATAAAATCGCGTAATTTTTTTAATAGTTTTTAATGTTAGCTAGCAAATTAGAGCCTTTTTTAAAACGCTTTGAAGAGTTAAATTCTCTTCTTAGTGATACTGATATCATTAATGATATCGGCAAAATGACTACACTTTCAAAAGAACAAAAAAATTTAGAACCCATAGTTTTAAAAGCAAAAGAATATCTAAAAACTTTAGAAGATATAGAAGAAAATAAAATTTTACTTAGCGATGTGGAGCTTGGCGAGCTTGCTAAAGAGGAATTAAAAAATTTAGAAGACTTAAAACCAAAGCTTGAAGAAGAGCTAAAAATTCTACTTTTACCTAAAGATCCTAATGATGAGAAAAATATTTTTCTTGAAATTCGTGCTGGAACGGGTGGTGATGAAGCATCATTGTTTGTTGGTGATCTTGTAAAAGCTTATGCAAGGTATGCTGAAAACCGTGATTATAAACTTGAAATTGTCAGCTCTAGCGAAGGAAGTGTGGGGGGATTTAAAGAAATTATTATGCTAGTAAAGGGCACAGGGGCTTACTCAAGACTTAAATACGAAGGTGGCACTCACCGCGTTCAACGCGTCCCACAAACTGAATCTCAAGGTCGTGTGCATACTTCTGCCATTACTGTTGCTGTGATGCCAGAAGTTGATGATATAGAAATACAAATTAATCCAAACGATCTTAAAATCGATGTAATGCGCTCTTCAGGACACGGTGGGCAAAGTGTTAATACTACCGATTCTGCTGTGAGAATCACTCATATACCTACAGGCATAGTCGTTGTTAATCAAGATGGAAAAAGTCAGCATAAAAATAAAGAAAGTGCGATGAAAGTTTTAAAAGCAAGACTTTTTGAAATGCAAGAAAATGAACGCTTAGCTCAAGAAAGCGAAGCAAGAAAATCTCAAGTAGGAAGCGGAGATAGAAGTGAGCGCATACGCACTTATAATTTCCCGCAAAACCGCATTAGTGATCATCGTATCAATCTCACGCTTTATCGTTTAGATGCCATTATGCAAGATGGGTTGTTTGATGAAATCATCGAGCCTTTAATCGCGCATTATCAAGCCCAGTCTTTGCAAGAGCAAAATTTATAAACTATAATTAGTGCATAAAAATTCAAAAGCTTGGGCGAAATTTAAAGCCTTGCTTTGAAATTTTTTATTAAAAGTTCTTTGTCTTTTTGCGAGTTGTCTTGTGTGTATGATGATTTGTTCGCAAAGCTCCTCTTTTGTGAGCTTGTTTTGCAAAAATTCTTTGCACTCTTTTAATCCTATGGAATTTAAGGCTTTTAAATTTTC
This genomic interval from Campylobacter sp. CCS1377 contains the following:
- the rpsT gene encoding 30S ribosomal protein S20, with the translated sequence MANHKSSEKRARQTIKKTERNRFYRTRLKNITKAVREAAQNNDKAAATEALKVANKSIHAMVSRGFLKKQTASRRVSRLALLVNKIA
- the prfA gene encoding peptide chain release factor 1, producing the protein MLASKLEPFLKRFEELNSLLSDTDIINDIGKMTTLSKEQKNLEPIVLKAKEYLKTLEDIEENKILLSDVELGELAKEELKNLEDLKPKLEEELKILLLPKDPNDEKNIFLEIRAGTGGDEASLFVGDLVKAYARYAENRDYKLEIVSSSEGSVGGFKEIIMLVKGTGAYSRLKYEGGTHRVQRVPQTESQGRVHTSAITVAVMPEVDDIEIQINPNDLKIDVMRSSGHGGQSVNTTDSAVRITHIPTGIVVVNQDGKSQHKNKESAMKVLKARLFEMQENERLAQESEARKSQVGSGDRSERIRTYNFPQNRISDHRINLTLYRLDAIMQDGLFDEIIEPLIAHYQAQSLQEQNL